In the Agrococcus sp. Marseille-Q4369 genome, one interval contains:
- a CDS encoding cobalamin-independent methionine synthase II family protein produces the protein MTRIDITHAGSLPRTPELIAANAARTFADDGLTLQRTPEFETLLADAVADLVRRQRDLGITIVGDGEYGKAMSSSLDYAAWWTYVFQRVEGLEITGEDIFTEPPQRSAPGDVRLTSFPDRRDWVRFADAYLDPEHPVLEQSPATAFPATTGPLRYTGQEALATDIANLRRGIASTGAEQGFLTALSPGSAARIANRHYASEEEHIWAWAEVLREEYTAITQAGFIVQIDDPSLAENWDQISPEPSLEDYLAFTRIRVEALNHAIRGLPEELVRLHLCWGSWHGPHTTDIPFADIAELVLEVNAGSYSFEAANARHEHEWRVWEHVELPAHKRIAPGVVGHATNVVEHPELVADRIERFARIVGPERVIASTDCGLGGRIHPSIAAAKLESLGQGARLAEQRLEAAVTIV, from the coding sequence ATGACTCGCATCGACATCACCCACGCCGGCAGCCTGCCGCGCACGCCCGAGCTCATCGCCGCGAACGCCGCACGGACGTTCGCCGACGACGGCCTGACGCTCCAGCGCACCCCCGAGTTCGAGACGCTGCTCGCCGACGCCGTCGCCGACCTCGTCCGCCGCCAGCGCGACCTCGGCATCACGATCGTCGGCGACGGCGAGTACGGCAAGGCGATGTCGAGCTCGCTCGACTACGCCGCTTGGTGGACGTACGTGTTCCAGCGCGTCGAGGGGCTCGAGATCACGGGCGAGGACATCTTCACCGAGCCGCCGCAGCGCTCGGCGCCCGGTGACGTGCGCCTCACATCGTTCCCCGACCGGCGCGACTGGGTGCGCTTCGCCGATGCCTACCTCGACCCCGAGCACCCGGTGCTCGAGCAGAGCCCGGCGACGGCGTTCCCCGCCACGACCGGCCCTCTCCGGTACACGGGCCAGGAGGCGCTCGCGACCGACATCGCGAACCTCCGTCGCGGCATCGCGTCGACCGGGGCCGAGCAGGGGTTCCTGACGGCGCTCTCGCCCGGCTCGGCGGCGCGCATCGCGAACCGCCACTACGCGAGCGAGGAGGAGCACATCTGGGCCTGGGCCGAAGTGCTGCGCGAGGAGTACACCGCCATCACCCAAGCCGGCTTCATCGTGCAGATCGACGACCCGTCGCTCGCCGAGAACTGGGACCAGATCAGCCCCGAGCCGTCGCTCGAGGACTACCTCGCCTTCACGCGCATCCGCGTCGAGGCGCTCAACCACGCCATCCGCGGCCTGCCAGAGGAGCTCGTGCGCCTGCACTTGTGCTGGGGCTCGTGGCACGGCCCGCACACGACCGACATCCCGTTCGCCGACATCGCCGAGCTCGTGCTCGAGGTGAACGCCGGCAGCTATTCCTTCGAGGCCGCCAACGCCCGCCACGAGCACGAGTGGCGCGTGTGGGAGCACGTCGAGCTGCCGGCGCACAAGCGCATCGCGCCCGGCGTCGTCGGTCACGCGACCAACGTCGTCGAGCACCCCGAGCTCGTCGCCGACCGCATCGAGCGATTCGCTCGCATCGTCGGGCCCGAGCGGGTCATCGCGTCGACCGACTGCGGTCTCGGGGGTCGCATCCACCCGTCGATCGCGGCGGCGAAGCTCGAGTCGCTCGGGCAGGGCGCGCGTCTCGCGGAGCAGCGGCTCGAGGCAGCCGTCACGATCGTCTGA
- a CDS encoding AarF/UbiB family protein, with amino-acid sequence MPDAGSTRARYRRILRFAARHLAVMWWFELLLPRLGLGALAARGRSARLRRLARRFHVLAVDLGGLMIKVGQFMSSRLDVLPPEITRELEGLQDEAPAVPFQAIRALAEVELGMPLERALAWVEREPLAAASLGQAHRARLTAADASATGIDAAIVKVQRPGIDAIVDVDLAALRRIARWLSRVRVVATRVDVPALIEEFAVTSLEEIDYLHEAASAERFAESFAGDARVGVPDVVWERSSRRVLVLRDVAAIKINDREALLAAGIDPAEVAATFAAVMFDQLFSHGFFHADPHPGNLFVTPTGPDASGPVASGPDASGPVASNRAWRITFVDFGMMGEVPPGTRAGLRRMLIAAAGRDGRGLVAAMQDLGALLPTADADELERAMSHAFARFGGMGFAELREVDPREFRDFAIEFGDVLRTMPFQLPEDFLLIVRAMSLTSGMCSSLDPGFNLWDAVEPYAARLLREERGGLVRSIAQEGLDAAAVAARLPGRIDRVVTRLEEGRLAVTAPALERRIARVERMLRRLVSAILFAGLLVAGAVLLPQDGVLGTALMLLSALPLAHVVVSNLVRRRL; translated from the coding sequence ATGCCCGACGCCGGCAGCACGCGAGCGCGCTACCGGCGCATCCTGCGCTTCGCCGCCCGGCACCTCGCGGTCATGTGGTGGTTCGAGCTGCTGCTCCCGCGCCTCGGCCTCGGTGCGCTCGCAGCCCGCGGGCGCAGCGCGCGGCTGCGGCGGCTCGCCCGCCGCTTCCACGTGCTGGCCGTCGACCTCGGCGGGCTCATGATCAAGGTGGGCCAGTTCATGTCATCGCGCCTCGACGTGCTCCCGCCGGAGATCACGCGCGAGCTCGAGGGTCTGCAGGACGAGGCGCCCGCCGTGCCGTTCCAGGCGATCCGGGCGCTCGCCGAGGTGGAGCTCGGGATGCCGCTCGAGCGCGCGCTCGCGTGGGTCGAGCGCGAGCCGCTCGCGGCAGCCTCGCTCGGCCAGGCGCACCGCGCGCGCCTGACCGCGGCCGACGCATCCGCCACCGGCATCGACGCCGCGATCGTCAAGGTGCAGCGGCCCGGCATCGACGCGATCGTCGACGTCGATCTCGCGGCGCTGCGCCGCATCGCGCGGTGGCTCAGCCGCGTGCGCGTCGTCGCGACCCGCGTCGACGTGCCCGCGCTCATCGAGGAGTTCGCGGTCACGAGCCTCGAGGAGATCGACTACCTGCACGAGGCCGCGAGCGCCGAGCGCTTCGCCGAGTCGTTCGCGGGCGACGCGCGCGTCGGTGTGCCCGACGTCGTGTGGGAGCGCTCGAGCCGCCGCGTGCTCGTGCTCCGCGATGTCGCGGCGATCAAGATCAACGACCGCGAGGCGCTCCTCGCCGCGGGCATCGATCCCGCCGAGGTCGCCGCGACCTTCGCCGCGGTCATGTTCGACCAGCTCTTCTCGCACGGCTTCTTCCACGCCGACCCGCACCCCGGCAACCTCTTCGTGACCCCGACGGGGCCGGATGCGTCTGGCCCGGTTGCGTCGGGCCCGGATGCGTCGGGACCGGTTGCGTCGAACCGGGCATGGCGCATCACCTTCGTCGACTTCGGGATGATGGGGGAGGTGCCGCCCGGCACGCGCGCGGGGCTGCGGCGCATGCTCATCGCGGCCGCCGGCCGCGACGGCCGGGGGCTCGTCGCCGCGATGCAGGACCTCGGCGCGCTGCTGCCGACTGCCGACGCCGACGAGCTCGAGCGCGCGATGTCGCACGCGTTCGCGCGCTTCGGGGGCATGGGCTTCGCCGAGCTGCGCGAGGTCGACCCGCGGGAGTTCCGCGACTTCGCGATCGAGTTCGGCGACGTGCTGCGCACGATGCCGTTCCAGCTGCCCGAGGACTTCCTGCTCATCGTGCGCGCGATGTCGCTCACCTCGGGCATGTGCTCGTCGCTCGACCCGGGCTTCAACCTGTGGGATGCGGTGGAGCCCTACGCCGCGCGGCTGCTGCGCGAGGAGCGGGGCGGGCTCGTGCGCTCGATCGCGCAGGAGGGGCTCGACGCGGCCGCGGTCGCGGCGCGGCTGCCCGGCCGCATCGACCGCGTGGTCACGCGGCTCGAGGAGGGGCGGCTCGCCGTCACCGCTCCCGCGCTCGAGCGGCGGATCGCGCGTGTCGAGCGAATGCTCCGGCGGCTCGTCTCGGCGATCCTCTTCGCGGGCCTGCTCGTGGCCGGCGCGGTGCTGCTGCCGCAGGACGGCGTGCTCGGCACGGCGCTCATGCTGCTCTCGGCGCTGCCGCTCGCGCACGTCGTCGTGTCGAACCTCGTCCGTCGTCGACTGTGA
- a CDS encoding PadR family transcriptional regulator produces the protein MHGARGGYGPRGFGFGPPGAGMWEAMEQLRSAFEKRGGPTRMGRGDVRAAVIALLVERPMHGYQIIREIEERSGGAWRPSAGSVYPTLQLLADEGLIAAEEANGRKTYSLTEAGRAEADEAADRPAPWLATERGPGGHGALPRAGMDLAQAAAQVHRSGSPEQVQRAVEVLDEARRRLYAILAQD, from the coding sequence GTGCACGGTGCAAGGGGCGGCTACGGGCCGCGGGGATTCGGGTTCGGCCCGCCCGGGGCGGGGATGTGGGAGGCGATGGAGCAGCTGCGCTCGGCCTTCGAGAAGCGCGGGGGACCGACGCGCATGGGGCGCGGCGACGTGCGGGCAGCGGTCATCGCGCTGCTCGTTGAGCGGCCGATGCACGGCTACCAGATCATCCGCGAGATCGAGGAGCGCAGCGGCGGCGCGTGGCGCCCGAGCGCCGGCTCCGTCTACCCGACGCTGCAGCTGCTCGCCGACGAGGGCCTCATCGCGGCCGAGGAGGCGAACGGGCGGAAGACCTACTCGCTCACCGAGGCGGGGCGCGCGGAGGCCGACGAGGCCGCCGACCGGCCGGCCCCGTGGCTCGCGACCGAGCGCGGGCCCGGCGGTCACGGCGCGCTCCCGCGCGCGGGCATGGATCTCGCGCAAGCGGCCGCCCAGGTGCATCGCTCCGGCAGCCCCGAGCAGGTGCAGCGAGCGGTGGAGGTGCTCGACGAGGCACGGCGTAGGCTCTACGCCATCCTCGCCCAGGACTGA